From Halobacteriovorax sp. GB3, a single genomic window includes:
- a CDS encoding MBL fold metallo-hydrolase, which yields MDKKEDKLNKITILGSGTSTGIPIIGCQCEVCLSKNEKNRRFRTSIYLETKRDLTLLVDCTPDLRSQALANDIRKIDGVIITHDHADHANGIDDLRAFTFAMDHDLPVYMEEKISKSLTKRFDYILDRENVFKDRPILGGGIAHLKKHLVKLNEENKIANDLFYFFNLPHGHTKTLGFIHESFAYIIDCNAIPKSVIEQLKSREIDLLILDCVNAKKHNTHLTVETAFKYIREIKPKRCGLIHMGHDLDHKWLENLCKESFDFPVFPTFDGQILEY from the coding sequence ATGGATAAAAAAGAAGACAAACTAAATAAGATTACCATTCTCGGTTCCGGCACAAGCACGGGCATCCCTATTATTGGGTGCCAATGTGAGGTCTGCCTCTCAAAAAACGAGAAAAACCGACGTTTTCGCACAAGTATTTATTTAGAAACAAAGAGAGACCTTACGCTATTAGTCGACTGTACTCCTGACCTTAGATCACAGGCCCTTGCTAATGATATAAGAAAGATTGATGGAGTCATCATTACCCATGATCATGCAGATCATGCCAACGGCATAGATGATCTTAGGGCCTTCACTTTTGCCATGGACCACGACCTTCCTGTGTACATGGAAGAGAAAATCTCCAAATCATTAACTAAACGCTTTGACTATATTCTTGATAGAGAAAATGTATTTAAAGATAGGCCAATTCTTGGCGGTGGTATTGCCCATTTAAAAAAACATCTCGTAAAATTAAACGAAGAAAATAAAATCGCTAACGATCTATTTTATTTTTTTAATTTACCCCATGGCCACACAAAGACTCTTGGTTTTATCCACGAGTCATTCGCCTATATCATCGACTGCAATGCTATTCCTAAGTCAGTGATTGAACAGTTAAAAAGTAGAGAGATCGATCTGCTGATCTTAGATTGCGTCAATGCAAAAAAACACAATACCCACCTGACGGTTGAGACTGCATTTAAATATATTAGAGAGATAAAACCTAAGCGCTGTGGACTCATTCACATGGGTCATGATCTTGATCACAAGTGGCTAGAAAATCTCTGTAAAGAGAGCTTTGATTTTCCCGTCTTTCCAACTTTTGATGGTCAAATTCTAGAATACTAA
- a CDS encoding M16 family metallopeptidase codes for MIQRKLKVFAMLGTLFFGASCAHKEMDQSMAKDGLNLNVKKVVLDNGLRVLIYENHKLPIFSYYTFFDVGGRYEEGGTTGATHFLEHMMFKGAKKYGPRQFDTFIESNGGSTNAYTTFDNTVYYESLPSHAIEKVVDMEADRLQHLLLEKQSFEKERQVVLEERKMRYENSDRGKLYLSMMKEVFQGTPYGGSVIGDKKDVENLNRDQMREFFKRFYTPDNAIIVIAGDVDADDTIKMIKDKFGDIKKSEGLKEYKAKKDDPKRYEFKTKFNRSVRIKGQSKDPTFFAAYKGVPIGSRKAYAMDILASIIGQGESSYLNQKWVKSNRPKLAGVYAANYTLKNNGVFYIWGKLLNKVSLRSFKKDLSRTMRSICKNSISERTLQKTKNKYLVYYYNNVQSNSDVASFLGDLEFFYGDYKHYKKELEIINSIEVNEVQEVCKEVLSKNERIFVSIWDKHPKR; via the coding sequence ATGATCCAAAGAAAATTGAAAGTCTTCGCTATGCTTGGAACGTTATTTTTTGGAGCAAGTTGTGCTCACAAAGAGATGGACCAATCAATGGCCAAAGATGGATTGAATCTCAACGTTAAAAAGGTTGTACTCGATAATGGTCTTAGAGTTCTTATTTATGAGAATCATAAGTTACCAATCTTTTCTTATTACACTTTCTTCGATGTAGGAGGAAGGTATGAAGAAGGCGGGACAACTGGTGCCACACACTTTTTAGAGCACATGATGTTCAAAGGTGCTAAGAAGTATGGGCCTCGTCAATTTGATACTTTCATTGAAAGTAACGGTGGTTCTACAAATGCCTATACAACATTTGATAATACTGTTTACTACGAAAGTCTTCCTTCCCATGCCATTGAAAAAGTTGTGGATATGGAGGCCGATAGACTTCAGCATTTACTCTTAGAGAAACAATCTTTTGAAAAAGAAAGACAAGTTGTTCTTGAAGAGAGAAAGATGCGCTATGAAAATAGCGATAGAGGTAAGCTCTATCTTTCTATGATGAAAGAAGTTTTTCAGGGAACACCTTATGGTGGCTCTGTCATCGGTGACAAGAAAGATGTTGAGAATCTCAACCGTGATCAAATGAGAGAATTTTTCAAGCGCTTCTATACTCCAGATAATGCGATCATCGTCATTGCTGGAGATGTTGATGCCGACGATACGATTAAAATGATTAAAGATAAATTTGGAGATATCAAAAAGAGTGAAGGTCTAAAAGAATACAAGGCCAAAAAAGATGATCCAAAGAGATATGAATTTAAAACAAAGTTCAATAGAAGTGTTCGCATTAAAGGGCAAAGTAAAGATCCTACATTCTTTGCGGCCTACAAAGGTGTTCCGATTGGATCGAGAAAAGCTTATGCTATGGACATCCTGGCTTCAATTATTGGTCAAGGAGAGAGTAGTTATCTAAATCAAAAGTGGGTTAAGTCTAATAGACCAAAGCTTGCAGGCGTCTATGCTGCTAACTACACACTTAAAAATAATGGTGTTTTCTATATTTGGGGAAAACTTTTAAATAAGGTTAGCCTTCGATCATTCAAAAAAGATCTTTCACGAACGATGAGATCAATTTGTAAGAACTCTATTAGTGAAAGAACGTTACAGAAAACAAAGAACAAATATCTTGTTTATTATTACAACAATGTTCAATCTAATAGTGATGTCGCCTCTTTTCTTGGTGATTTAGAATTCTTTTACGGTGATTATAAACACTATAAAAAGGAATTAGAGATCATCAACTCAATTGAAGTTAATGAAGTTCAAGAGGTTTGTAAGGAAGTTCTTTCTAAGAACGAGAGAATTTTTGTTTCAATTTGGGATAAGCATCCTAAAAGATAA
- a CDS encoding M16 family metallopeptidase, whose product MFKKILITTALLATGATTLAKDNIKKMYWDGVEVVWLEDNRFPTYDIQVYFADGALSDGNKKAVTESMFNLIDAGTRRFSQKDIVDNLDYYGVSYSSNVNHEYSKFVVSGLVKDIDPTMRKICHLFKDSVFPKNQLNIAKKRAKNHLMNLSTDHASLASRAFREISLYPSPFSYPTGGKLSDIKRIGQKDLKNKLEYFNKTVLKRIYLTGPKNVLSIKRIINEDCGWSGSAQFVRKVNFDKRKDHKGPRITLVTVDKANQAQVRFGKLLLKEEYEKRAPLTLASHYLGGGFTSRLMRELRSNRGFVYSVSAFAGGQKDYGRSVISTFTKNENVIELIKVVKGILANSDAKTLDKTKDFALSQSSLAGSHPFKYESNSSFLSELMFMDHVGREYSEIYNFPNAIMKSTPQDVADSLYGAFNWDDMNIVILGDKALLKSLKKEFKNVRAVTYKRYL is encoded by the coding sequence ATGTTTAAAAAGATATTAATAACGACAGCTCTTTTAGCAACAGGTGCAACGACACTTGCTAAAGATAATATTAAAAAAATGTACTGGGATGGAGTAGAGGTCGTCTGGTTGGAAGATAACCGTTTTCCTACTTATGATATTCAAGTCTATTTCGCAGATGGGGCCTTGAGTGATGGAAATAAAAAGGCCGTAACGGAATCAATGTTCAATTTAATTGATGCTGGAACGAGAAGATTTTCTCAAAAAGATATCGTTGATAATTTAGATTATTACGGTGTTTCATACTCTTCTAATGTAAATCATGAATATTCTAAATTTGTTGTTTCAGGTCTTGTAAAAGATATTGACCCAACGATGAGAAAGATTTGTCATCTTTTTAAAGACTCTGTTTTTCCAAAAAACCAATTAAATATTGCTAAAAAGAGAGCGAAAAACCATTTGATGAATCTTTCAACAGATCATGCTTCTCTTGCGAGTAGGGCCTTTAGAGAGATCTCTCTCTATCCAAGCCCATTCTCTTATCCAACAGGTGGAAAGCTTTCTGATATTAAAAGAATTGGTCAGAAGGACTTAAAAAATAAATTAGAGTATTTCAATAAGACTGTACTTAAAAGAATTTATCTAACAGGTCCTAAGAATGTTCTCTCAATTAAGAGGATCATTAATGAGGATTGTGGATGGTCAGGAAGCGCTCAATTTGTTCGTAAAGTTAATTTTGATAAGCGTAAAGATCACAAAGGCCCACGTATCACGCTCGTTACAGTAGATAAGGCCAATCAAGCTCAAGTGAGATTTGGAAAGCTTCTTTTAAAAGAAGAATATGAAAAAAGAGCTCCACTAACTCTTGCAAGTCACTATCTTGGTGGTGGGTTTACTTCAAGGCTGATGAGAGAACTTCGCTCAAATAGAGGTTTTGTTTACAGTGTTAGTGCCTTTGCCGGTGGTCAAAAAGATTATGGTCGTAGTGTGATTAGCACATTTACAAAAAATGAAAATGTTATTGAGCTGATCAAAGTTGTTAAAGGAATTTTAGCTAATTCTGATGCAAAAACTTTGGATAAGACAAAAGACTTTGCACTGTCTCAGTCATCACTGGCAGGAAGTCACCCTTTCAAATATGAGTCGAACTCATCTTTTCTCTCTGAGCTTATGTTCATGGATCACGTGGGAAGAGAGTATAGTGAGATCTATAACTTTCCAAATGCCATTATGAAGTCGACTCCTCAAGATGTTGCCGACTCTCTTTATGGGGCCTTCAATTGGGATGACATGAATATTGTTATACTAGGAGATAAGGCACTTTTAAAATCTTTGAAAAAAGAATTTAAGAATGTCAGGGCCGTGACCTACAAGAGATATCTATAA
- a CDS encoding TraR/DksA family transcriptional regulator translates to MAINLEHFKNLFLAMKEDNSHLETEAKGELDSRLSGDDADLAMAERDRSMVLKLNQRNAFYNRKIDEALTKIEEGEFGLCEECGDEISEKRLLARPTACLCINCKEENERGEGHLLYAKRSKTRGQEFIVNGENIVKAFKEVSRHQAG, encoded by the coding sequence ATGGCAATCAATCTTGAGCACTTCAAAAACTTATTCTTAGCAATGAAAGAAGATAACTCTCACTTAGAGACAGAAGCTAAGGGCGAGCTCGATTCGAGGTTATCAGGAGATGATGCTGACCTAGCAATGGCCGAAAGAGATCGCTCTATGGTTTTAAAACTAAATCAAAGAAACGCTTTCTATAATCGTAAAATTGATGAGGCCCTTACAAAAATTGAAGAAGGAGAGTTTGGGTTATGCGAAGAGTGTGGAGATGAGATTTCTGAGAAGCGCTTATTAGCAAGACCAACTGCTTGCCTATGCATCAACTGTAAGGAAGAAAATGAAAGAGGCGAAGGACACTTACTCTACGCTAAAAGAAGCAAAACGAGAGGACAAGAGTTCATCGTTAACGGTGAAAACATCGTTAAGGCCTTTAAAGAAGTTAGCCGCCATCAGGCCGGTTAA
- a CDS encoding TraR/DksA family transcriptional regulator encodes MDDRTLDHFKELFIAMKKKQLQGIYNLDKEDWGDHDQTLRMKLEQKRSHYLKKINNALKRIEQGTFGLCTECDGVIEAERIFMKPTTERCQLCVDNDVLTDREVSTRVGNVLEKIVPFPVNLSEGAKILPFRPREETTL; translated from the coding sequence ATGGACGATCGTACGTTAGACCATTTTAAAGAATTATTTATTGCGATGAAAAAAAAGCAATTACAGGGAATTTACAATTTAGATAAAGAAGACTGGGGCGATCATGATCAAACTTTAAGGATGAAGTTAGAACAGAAGCGAAGTCATTATCTAAAAAAAATCAACAATGCACTAAAACGAATTGAACAAGGAACGTTTGGTTTATGTACTGAGTGCGACGGTGTCATTGAGGCCGAGAGGATCTTTATGAAGCCAACAACTGAAAGATGTCAGTTGTGTGTTGATAACGATGTCTTAACCGATAGAGAAGTTTCAACAAGAGTAGGAAATGTTTTAGAAAAAATTGTTCCCTTTCCTGTTAATCTCTCTGAAGGCGCAAAGATATTGCCGTTTAGACCAAGAGAAGAAACAACGTTATAA
- the htpG gene encoding molecular chaperone HtpG gives MSERKGQISVQTADIFPIIKKWLYSEHDIFIRELIANATDAITKRQTLSRSLNVELPEGRIDVRVDKKQKTIKIIDNGLGMSEQEVEKYIAQLAFSGAEEFVKKMEKEGEKDQDIIGKFGLGFYSAFMVSNKVEVDTLSMNEGATPVHWSCEGDTEYTFSESKRTNVGTEITLHINEESEEFLDEFKLSNTLKNHCDFMPYPIGLLDVNKEPVKPTKEDGTIDEDAPAVAVTPTIINNTKPIWKQDPKELNDEDYKKFYRQMFPMDGEPLFWIHLKVDHPFTLDGVLFFPKFNPTKPVNERAIRLYCKQVFVSDDVKNIIPEFLGLLKGSIDSVDIPLNVSRSSLQGDPNVRKISNYIVKKVAEALKKLWMKDRPRYEQIWEDIHLFIKYGCLSDEKFDSLMRDKILFKNSENKNVTLTEYAESIPEAFKEKMKNKVLYFEKDKSDATLRRELLEQGIHAIETDDHIDPHLMQHMEMKKVGDESIQFSSIDSEIANLLESENTNEEDLQVKELFEKVLAPKKEGEEESPSDREVEIAKIKNSKSAAFFKVDEQMKRFSKMAMSMGNNAAFPIKRTLVVNPGNPLVRNALKIHQSGKNEALVEKICKHVEDMATISSEGLKPEEKDLFITRTQDLMQELTNLAL, from the coding sequence ATGAGTGAAAGAAAAGGACAAATTTCGGTACAAACCGCTGACATTTTCCCAATTATCAAAAAATGGCTCTACTCAGAGCACGACATTTTCATAAGAGAGCTCATCGCCAATGCGACTGATGCCATTACAAAGAGACAGACTCTTTCACGTTCACTGAATGTTGAACTTCCAGAGGGAAGAATTGATGTCCGTGTCGACAAGAAACAAAAGACAATTAAGATCATCGATAACGGTCTTGGTATGAGCGAGCAAGAAGTTGAAAAGTACATTGCTCAACTGGCCTTTTCGGGCGCCGAAGAGTTTGTAAAGAAAATGGAAAAAGAAGGTGAAAAGGATCAAGATATTATCGGTAAATTTGGTCTTGGTTTCTACTCGGCCTTCATGGTTTCTAATAAAGTTGAAGTTGATACGCTTTCAATGAACGAGGGAGCAACTCCAGTTCATTGGTCTTGTGAGGGAGATACTGAGTACACTTTTAGCGAATCTAAAAGAACCAATGTTGGAACAGAGATCACACTTCACATTAACGAAGAAAGCGAAGAGTTTTTGGACGAGTTTAAACTCTCAAATACGTTGAAAAACCATTGTGATTTTATGCCTTATCCAATTGGTCTTCTCGATGTGAACAAAGAACCAGTAAAACCAACAAAAGAAGATGGAACAATTGACGAAGACGCACCTGCTGTTGCCGTTACTCCTACAATCATCAACAATACGAAACCAATCTGGAAACAAGATCCAAAAGAACTTAATGACGAAGACTATAAGAAGTTCTATCGTCAGATGTTTCCAATGGATGGGGAACCTCTTTTTTGGATTCACTTAAAAGTTGATCACCCATTCACTCTCGATGGTGTTCTCTTCTTTCCAAAATTTAATCCAACAAAACCAGTTAACGAAAGGGCCATTAGACTTTATTGCAAGCAGGTCTTTGTTTCTGATGATGTTAAAAATATTATTCCAGAGTTCCTTGGACTTCTTAAAGGTTCAATTGACTCTGTCGATATACCACTTAACGTTTCACGTTCATCACTACAAGGTGATCCAAACGTAAGAAAGATCTCAAACTACATTGTAAAAAAAGTAGCAGAGGCCTTAAAGAAGCTTTGGATGAAAGATCGCCCACGTTACGAGCAAATCTGGGAAGATATTCACCTATTCATTAAATATGGTTGTTTGAGTGATGAGAAATTTGACTCTCTTATGAGAGATAAAATCCTCTTTAAAAATAGTGAAAATAAAAATGTAACTCTGACTGAATATGCTGAATCAATTCCAGAGGCCTTCAAAGAGAAGATGAAAAACAAGGTACTCTACTTTGAAAAAGATAAGTCCGATGCCACATTAAGAAGAGAACTTCTCGAGCAAGGAATTCATGCCATTGAAACAGATGACCACATCGACCCACATCTCATGCAACACATGGAGATGAAAAAAGTTGGTGATGAATCTATTCAATTCAGTTCAATTGATAGTGAAATTGCGAACCTCCTTGAAAGTGAAAATACAAACGAAGAAGATCTTCAAGTAAAAGAGCTCTTTGAAAAGGTACTCGCTCCTAAAAAAGAAGGTGAAGAAGAGTCTCCTTCTGATAGAGAAGTTGAAATTGCAAAAATAAAAAACTCAAAGTCGGCCGCCTTCTTTAAAGTTGATGAGCAAATGAAGCGCTTCTCAAAGATGGCAATGTCTATGGGCAACAATGCAGCTTTTCCAATAAAGAGAACATTAGTGGTCAATCCAGGAAATCCTCTCGTTCGTAACGCATTGAAAATTCATCAATCCGGAAAAAATGAGGCCCTGGTTGAAAAAATCTGCAAACATGTAGAAGATATGGCAACGATTTCAAGTGAAGGACTCAAGCCCGAGGAAAAAGATCTGTTTATTACAAGAACTCAAGACCTCATGCAAGAGCTCACAAACTTGGCCTTATAA
- a CDS encoding asparaginase domain-containing protein yields the protein MLPKNPYPNKDDVIIITTGGTIEKTYDEVEGSLLNRESVVKQMILSRLRLPYTHLNIFSIINKDSLDFTDKDRELLVNTLKVQQEMGLPIVVLHGTDTMSLSAEFVQKEMGIPKVPIVFTGAMRPMGFENSDATQNVTEALLAAKLLSEGIYISFHNRIFTVPGVRKNKLNRTFETF from the coding sequence ATGTTGCCAAAAAATCCTTACCCTAACAAAGATGATGTCATCATTATTACAACGGGTGGAACAATTGAGAAAACTTATGATGAAGTTGAAGGTTCACTATTAAATCGTGAGTCGGTTGTTAAGCAAATGATTCTCTCTCGTTTGAGACTTCCTTATACCCACTTAAATATCTTTTCAATTATTAATAAGGACTCTTTGGATTTTACTGATAAAGATCGTGAGCTCCTCGTTAATACTTTAAAGGTTCAACAAGAGATGGGACTTCCTATTGTTGTGCTTCACGGAACAGATACGATGTCTTTAAGTGCAGAATTTGTTCAAAAAGAAATGGGTATTCCAAAAGTTCCCATCGTTTTCACTGGTGCCATGAGACCTATGGGCTTTGAAAATAGTGATGCGACTCAAAATGTAACGGAAGCGCTTCTTGCTGCGAAATTACTGAGCGAAGGAATTTATATTTCTTTTCACAATAGAATCTTCACTGTTCCAGGTGTTCGAAAGAATAAACTCAATAGGACTTTCGAAACTTTTTAA